A genomic region of Prionailurus viverrinus isolate Anna chromosome D4, UM_Priviv_1.0, whole genome shotgun sequence contains the following coding sequences:
- the LOC125150602 gene encoding olfactory receptor 1L8-like: protein MFFVLAGFMIMERVNQTSSVSEFILLGLSSQPQDQKPLFILFFTMYLVTITGNLLIILAIHSDPQLQTPMYFFLSFLSFTDICFTTTIVPRMLVNFLSEKTISYAECLTQMYFIYVLGNTDSFLLAVMAFDRYVAICDPFHYVTTMNHHRCVLLVAFSCTFPHLHSLLHTLLLNRLTFCDNNVIHHFLCDINPLLKLSCSSTFLNEIVIMSEGSVVLVTPFVCITFSYIRILITVLKIPSAAGKRKAFSTCGSHLTVVTLFYGSIFYVYLQPLSNYTVRDRVATLVYTLLTSMLNPFIYSLRNKDLKQGLRKLMGRRKS, encoded by the coding sequence ATGTTCTTTGTTTTAGCTGGCTTCATGATCATGGAAAGAGTCAACCAAACCAGCAGTGTTTCTGAGTTCATCCTCCTGGGACTCTCCTCCCAGCCTCAAGACCAGAAGCCACTCTTTATCCTCTTCTTCACCATGTACCTGGTCACCATAACAgggaacctgctcatcatcctCGCCATCCACTCTGACCCCCAGCTCCAAAcccccatgtatttcttcctgagtTTCCTGTCCTTCACTGACATTTGCTTTACAACAACCATTGTCCCCAGGATGCTAGTGAACTTCCTGTCAGAGAAGACCATCTCCTATGCTGAGTGTCTGAcacagatgtattttatttatgttctggGCAACACTGACAGCTTCCTCCTGGCGGTTATGGCCtttgaccgctatgtggccatctgtgaCCCCTTCCACTATGTCACCACCATGAACCACCACCGCTGTGTCCTGCTGGTGGCCTTTTCCTGCACATTTCCTCACCTCCACTCACTCCTACACACACTGCTACTGAATCGTCTCACCTTCTGTGACAACAATGTTATCCATCACTTCCTCTGTGACATCAACCCTCTGCTGAAATTGTCCTGCTCCTCCACATTTCTCAATGAAATCGTGATAATGTCAGAAGGTTCTGTTGTTTTGGTGACCCCCTTTGTGTGCATCACCTTCTCTTATATACGAATCCTCATCACAGTTCTCAAGATCCCCTCAGCTGCTGGGAAACGcaaagccttctccacctgtggctCTCACCTCACTGTGGTAACCCTCTTTTATGGAAGCATCTTCTATGTCTATTTACAGCCCCTGTCCAACTACACTGTGAGAGATCGTGTGGCAACACTTGTCTACACACTTCTTACCTCCATGCTGAACCCTTTTATCTATAGCCTGAGAAACAAAGACCTGAAACAGGGCCTGAGGAAACTGATGGGCAGgaggaagtcctag
- the LOC125150606 gene encoding olfactory receptor 1L8-like, producing the protein MERVNQTSSVSEFILLGLSSQPQDQKPLFILFFTMYLVTITGNLLIILAIHSDPQLQTPMYFFLSFLSFTDICFTTTIVPRMLVSFLSEKTISYAGCLTQMYFIYALGNTDSYLLAVMAFDRYVAICDPFHYVTTMNHHRCVLLVAFSCSLPHLHSLLHTLLLNRLTFCDNNVIHHFLCDLSPLMKLSCSSTFLNEIVIMSEGSVVLVTPFVCITFSYIRILITVLKIPSAAGKRKAFSTCGSHLTVVTLFYGSIFYVYLQPLSTYTARDHIATLVYTVLTSMLNPFIYSLRNKDLKQGLRKLMGRRKSQAAPS; encoded by the coding sequence ATGGAAAGAGTCAACCAAACCAGCAGTGTTTCTGAGTTCATCCTCCTGGGACTCTCCTCCCAGCCTCAAGACCAGAAGCCACTCTTTATCCTCTTCTTCACCATGTACCTGGTCACCATAACAgggaacctgctcatcatcctTGCCATCCACTCTGACCCCCAGCTCCAGAcccccatgtatttcttcctgagtTTCCTGTCCTTCACTGACATTTGCTTTACAACAACCATTGTCCCCAGGATGCTAGTGAGCTTCCTGTCAGAGAAGACCATCTCCTATGCTGGGTGTCTGAcacagatgtattttatttatgctcTGGGCAACACTGACAGCTACCTCCTGGCGGTCATGGCCtttgaccgctatgtggccatctgtgaCCCCTTCCACTATGTCACCACCATGAACCACCACCGCTGTGTCCTGCTGGTGGCCTTTTCCTGCTCACTTCCTCACCTCCACTCACTCCTACACACACTGCTACTGAATCGTCTCACCTTCTGTGACAACAATGTTATCCATCACTTCCTCTGTGACCTCAGTCCCCTGATGAAATTGTCCTGCTCCTCCACATTTCTCAATGAAATTGTGATAATGTCAGAAGGCTCTGTTGTTTTGGTGACCCCCTTTGTGTGCATCACTTTCTCTTACATACGAATCCTCATCACAGTTCTCAAGATCCCCTCAGCTGCTGGGAAACGcaaagccttctccacctgtggctCTCACCTCACTGTGGTAACCCTCTTTTATGGAAGCATCTTCTATGTCTATTTACAGCCCCTGTCGACCTACACTGCCAGGGACCACATAGCAACACTTGTCTACACAGTTCTTACCTCCATGCTGAACCCTTTTATCTATAGCCTGAGAAACAAAGACCTGAAACAGGGCCTGAGGAAGCTGATGGGCAGGAGGAAATCCCAGGCAGCACCCTCTTGA